One Tissierellales bacterium genomic window, ATATAATTGTACATATAAAACCCCTAAAGAAGAATTTTAAAATTCTTATTTAGGGGTTTTATATCATTAAAATTTATATTTTGTTATTATACACTTCTAAAGGTAATAATTCTATATTTTGCTCATTCCATTCTTTCTCTAGCCCTTCTATATCATAATCTCCTTTAAATACAGCAATACCACAGTCTCCTCCACCTGCCCCAGAAGATTTAGCATATCCATTGTATTTAGTAGCAATATTTGATAATTCTTTTAATATAGATGTTTCGATTTGAATATTTAATTTCTCTCCCATTGTAGACAAAAGTTTTCCATTTATAGAAATTAATTCTTGAATTTTTTTAATATCTTTCTCCCTAAAAGCTTTAATCAGGTCTTCAACAGTTTGTTTACTATCAAATAAGAATTTTTCGTAGATATCTCT contains:
- a CDS encoding phosphomevalonate kinase codes for the protein IDIPKKDLFKLSALSQISLNKDGSCGDIAASVFGGWIGFKTFDTDWVLKEKKKSSISNILKKEWPGLWIESLIPPKELELVIGWTGDPASTINLVENVKNAKQSKRDIYEKFLFDSKQTVEDLIKAFREKDIKKIQELISINGKLLSTMGEKLNIQIETSILKELSNIATKYNGYAKSSGAGGGDCGIAVFKGDYDIEGLEKEWNEQNIELLPLEVYNNKI